The Streptomyces sp. NBC_00236 DNA window GGATGGCGTCGAGCAGGGCCCGGCTGCCGCGCTCGAAGCGGCGGGCCACGGTGTCGTACGTCAGCTCCGGGACCTCGGGCGGGATGTGTGTGCAGAGCACGTCGACCGGGCCGACCGCCTCGATCTTGGCCGCGTACTCCTCGTCGCTGATCTCGTACGGGGTGCGCATCGGGGTCTGCAGACCACCGCCGACGAACCCGAAGACGCGGCCGCCGATCTCGACGCGGTCACCGTCCAGGACCGTGGTGCCGGGTCCCGCGTACTCGGGCCACAGGCCGGGGATGTCGACGTTGCCGTAGGTGGCGTACGTCGGAGTGGGCAGCGCGGCGAACATCTCGGCGTACTGCTTCCGGACGGCCGCGACGATCGCCGCGTTGCGGTCCAGCCCCGCCCACAGCTCCCGGCCGAAGTCCCGGGCCTCCTCGAAGCGGCGTTCGGTGCGCAGGGCGACGATCCGGTCGGCGTTCTCGACGCCGAAGAGATCGGGGAAGATGCCGCGCGAGTGGTCCGCGTAGTCGAGGAAGAGCACCAGGTCACCGAGGCAGACGAGGGCGTCGGCGCCGTCCCCGGCGCGGGCCAGTGCCTCGGTGTTGCCGTGGACGTCGCTGACCACGTGGACGCGGGTGCGGCGTCCGGCGGACGCGCTCCGGCTGTTCGGTCCTGCTCGCATGACGATCACCCTAGGACCCCGGCGCCCACGTGGGTAGAGGCGGCCGGACCTGCGGTTACCTCCGAGTGTTGAGCGGGGTGCACTACTGTGCGGATGAGGACCACCGATATGTGTGACGCATAAGACATCTGGCCTGAACCCCCTATCCGGAACCGAGTACCGGTGGGTAACGTCCGGGCAGTCCAGTCGTGCTCACCCCACTGAGCACGCCCGATCTTGGACCGCAGCCGGTGCGTCACACAGAGCCGTGGCACCGGAGCCCGATGAGGAGCAGCAGTCTTGCGCGAGTTCAGCCTTCCGGCCCTGTACGAGGTCCCCTCGGACGGCAACCTGACGGATCTCATCCGCCGCAATGCCGCTCAGCATGCCGATGTCGCGGTGATGAGCCGCAAAGTTGCCGGCGTCTGGACGGACGTCACCGCCACCCAGTTCCTGGCCGAGGTCAGAGCCGTCGCCAAGGGGCTGATGGCTGCCGGCGTCGAGCCCGGCGACCGGGTCGCCCTGCTCTCCCGCACCCGTTACGAGTGGGTGCTGTTCGACTTCGCGATCTGGAGCGCCGGCGCCGTCACCGTCCCGGTGTACGAGACCAGTTCCGCCGAGCAGATCCAGTGGATCCTCGGTGACTCCGGCGCCACCCTGTGCATCGTGGAGTCCGAGGCGCACCAGGCGTCCGTGGCCTCGGTACAGGCAGATCTGCCCGGGCTGAAGGGCATCTGGCAGATCGAGGGCGACACGATCCGGCAGATGGTCGCGATCGGCGAGGAGATCTCGGACGAGGCGCTCGACCTGCGGATGACGAGCGCCAAGGCCGACGACCCGGCCACGATCGTCTACACCTCGGGCACCACCGGCCGCCCCAAGGGCTGTGTGCTGACGCACCGCAGCTTCTTCGCGGAGTGCGGCAACGTGGTGGAGCGGCTGAAGCCGCTGTTCCGTACCGGCGAATGCTCCGTGCTGCTCTTCCTGCCCGCCGCGCACGTCTTCGGCCGGCTGGTCGAGGTCGCCTCCGTGATGGCGCCGATCAAGCTCGGCTGCGTACCGGACATCAAGAACCTCACCGATGAGCTGGCCTCGTTCCGGCCGACCCTGATCCTCGGGGTGCCGCGCGTCTTCGAGAAGGTCTACAACTCGGCCCGGGCCAAGGCGCAGGCCGACGGCAAGGGCAAGATCTTCGACCGGGCCGCGAACACGGCGATCGCCTACAGCCGTGCGCTGGGTACGCCGCAGGGGCCGTCGGTGGGCCTGAAGTTCAAGCACAAGGTGTTCGACCGGCTGGTCTACAGCAAGCTGCGGGCCGTGCTCGGCGGGCGCGGCGAGCACGCGATCTCCGGCGGCGCGCCGCTCGGTGAGCGGCTCGGCCACTTCTACCGCGGCATCGGCTTCACCGTCCTGGAGGGCTACGGCCTGACGGAGTCGTGCGCGGCCACCGCCTTCAACCCGTGGGACCGGCAGAAGATCGGTACGGTCGGCCAGCCGCTGCCCGGCTCCGTCGTCCGCATCGCCGACGACGGCGAGGTGCTGCTGCACGGCGAGCACCTGTTCTCCGGCTACTGGAACAACGAGGCGGCGACGGCCGAGGCGCTGGCCGACGGCTGGTTCCACACCGGCGACATCGGCACCCTCGACGAGGACGGCTATCTCGCGATCACCGGCCGCAAGAAGGAGATCATCGTCACGGCGGGCGGCAAGAACGTCGCTCCCGCCGTCATCGAGGACCGCATCCGCGGGCACGCCCTGGTCGCGGAGTGCATGGTCGTCGGCGACGGCCGCCCGTTCGTGGGCGCTCTGGTGACGCTGGACGAGGAGTTCCTGGGCCGCTGGGCCGAGGAGCACGGCAAGCCCGTCGGCTCGACCGCACTGTCGCTGCGCGAGGACCCGGAGCTGCTGGCCGAGGTGCAGCGCGCGATCGACGACGGCAACGCCGCGGTGTCCAAGGCCGAGTCGGTACGCAAGTTCCGCATCCTGGCCGCCCAGTTCACCGAGGAGGCGGGCCACATCACGCCGTCGCTGAAGCTGAAGCGGAACGTGGTGGCGAAGGACTTCGCGGACGAGGTGGAGTCGCTCTACCGCGGCTGATGCCGTGCCACCGGAAGGGGCCCGTTCCGCGGGCCCCTTCCGCGTACCCGGCCGCTCAGAGCAGCTCCCTGAGCCGCTCGGCCAGCAGGTCCCAGCGCCACTTCTCCTCGACCCAGGCGCGGCCCCGCTCGCCCATCCGCCGGCGCAGTTCCGCGTCGCCGAGCAGCGCGACGATCCGCTCCGCCGACTCCTCGGCCGAGCCGCCGCGCACCACCCAGCCCGTCTCGCCGTCGAGCACGGCGTCCGGGGCGCCGCCCGAGTCACCCGCCACGACCGGCAGCCCGGTCGCGGACGCCTCCAGGTAGACGATGCCGAGGCCCTCCACGTCGAGGCCGCCGCGCCGGGTGCGGCACGGCATCGCGAAGACGTCACCGGCCCCGTAGTGCGCGGGCAGCTCCTCCCACGGCACCGGACCGGTGAACCGCACCGAGTCCAGCACTCCGGTGTCCGCCGCCAGCTTCTTCAGCTCACCGGCGTACGGGCCGCCGCCGACGATCAGCAGGACGGCGTCGGGCACCTCGGCCAGGATCGCGGGCATGGCGAGGATCAGGGTGTCCTGGCCCTTGCGGGGCACCAGCCGGGACACGCAGACGACGACGGGCCGGTCGGTGAGCCCCAGCCGGGCCCTGACGCGGTCGCCGCCCGAGTCCGGGTGGAAGGTCTTCTCGTCGACGCCGGGCGGCAGCTGGACCATGCGTGCGGCGGCGGCCGGGGTGAGCGCGGCGGCGATCCGGGAGCGGGTGTACTCGCCGAGGTAGGTGAGGGTGTCCGTGCCCTCGCCGATCCGCCGCAGCAGCTGCCGGGAGGCGGGCAGCTGGGCCCAGCCGGCCTCGTGCCCGTGGGTGGTGGCGACCAGCCTGCGGGCTCCGGCCCGGCGCAGCGCCGGTCCCATCAGGCCGAGCGGGGCGGCGGCGCCGAACCAGACGGAGGAACAGCCGTGGGTGCGCAGCAGCTCCACGGCACGCCGGGTCACCCGCGGGGTCGGCAGCAGCATCGTCGTACGGTCGCGGACCACGGTGAAGGGCTGCTCGGCGTCGAAGGCGGCGGTGGCCGCCGCGCCCTCGGCGCCGCGCTTCCAGGTGGAGGCGAAGACGACGACCTGTTCCGGGTCCAGGCGGAGCGCCATGTTGTGCAGGAACGCCTGGATGCCACCGGGGCGGGGCGGAAAGTCATTGGTCACGATCAAGGTCTTGTCCATCGCCGCCGACAGTACCGGGCTGCCCCGCCCGGGGCCGGGTCCGGGACCGCACGCACCCGGCGCCGCGACGCCACGGGCCGTCCCGGACCCGGCCCTGCGGGTTCCGCACAGCGGGGGCGGGCATCATGGCACCTCGTACGACAAGGAAACGGTGAGGCGGGACATGACGGGTTCGAGTGGCACACGGCCGGCAGCCCTCGCGGTGTGGGCGCTCACCAGATCCGTGCTCCTGCTCTGCGTCATCAAGGTGATCGCGGTGCCGGGCCCGGACGTGACGAGCGATGTGTCGGTGATCTACCGCGGCTGGTACGACGTGCTGAGCTCGGGCAGCTATCCGCAGTCCGACGTCACCTGGCAGTACCCGCCGGCCGCCGCGCTCGCGATCCTCTCCCCCGCCCTGCTGCCCTTCCTGGACTACGCGTCGGCCTTCTTCGTGCTGGCGTTCCTGTGCGACGCGCTGGTGCTGGGTCTGCTGCTGTACGCGGGCCGGGGCGCCGCCCGGCGGACGGCCGGGGCCTGGGTGTGGGTGGCGGGGGTGCCGCTGCTGGGTACGACGGCGTACGCGCGGTACGACGTGATGGTGACGGCCGTGGCGGTGGCGGCGCTGCTGGCGGGGATCCGGCATCCGCGGCTGCTGGGGGCGCTGGCGGCGTTCGGGGCGCTGCTGAAGGTGTGGCCGGCGCTGGTTCTCGCCGGTACCGCCCGCGGCCGGCGAACCCGTCTGGCGTGGACGACGGCGGCCGGGGTGGCGCTCGGGCTGCTGGTGCTGTGCACCGCGGCGGCACCGGGCGCGCTGGCGTTCCTGGGCTTCCAGCGGGACCGGGGTACCGAGGTCGAGTCACTGGGGGCGCTGGTCTTCCATGTGGCGCGGCAGTTCGGCTGGCAGGGCCGGGTGGAGCTGCACTACGGCTCGCTGGAGTTCCTGGGGCCGCACGTGCCGCTGGTGAGCACCCTCTCCCTGGGGCTGAGCGTCGTCGCGTTCGGCTGGCTGCTGGTGTGGCGGCTGCGGGCGCGCACGTTCGGGGTGAGTACGACGGCGGACGCGGCGTTCACCGCGGTCCTGCTGTTCACCACCACGAGCCGGGTGATCAGCCCCCAGTACATGCTGTGGCTGGTCGGTCTGGCCGCGGTGTGCCTGGTCTTCCGGGAGAGCCGGATGGCCTGGCCGGCGGGCTTGGTGCTGGTGGCGACCGGGGTGACCCAGCTGGAGTTCCCGCTCGGCTTCGGCCATGTGGTGACCAGCGACGCGACGGGCGTGACCCTGATGTTCGTGCGCAACGGGCTGCTGGTCGGCGCGTGCCTGCTCGCGTGCGCGCGGCTGTGGCGGGACACCGTGCGCGACCCGGCCGGTGGTGTTCCGGCCGCGGGCGCGGCGCCCGCCCGGCCGCCGCTCAGCCGAACCGGCTCCGCAGATACTCCCGCCAGCGCAGCGTGAAGTCCTGCGGTGTGGTGCCGAGCACCTCGTGCAGGGCCTGCTCCACCGCCCCGTCCCGCCCCGAGTGCCCTCCGACGGCCCGGTAGAAGGCGAACAGCTTCTCCTCGCCCCATTGCTCGGCGATGAGCTCGCAGGCCAGCCAGCCGCCCTCGTACGCCCTCGCCAGCCGGTCCGGATCTCCGGCGAAGCCGAAGTCCTCGTCCGTGGGCAGTGCGGCGGGCACGTCGCCGCCGGTGACGGCGTCGCCCAGTTCGGGGGCGATCTCGGCGGCGGTACGCCGCCCGTCCCGGTAGGCGGCCCAGTCCGCGAAGCCCTCGGAGAGCCAGGCCGGGGTGGCGGCCGAGGTGTCGGTGCGGGTGGCCACATGGGTGGTCTCGTGGGTGAGGACGACGCGCTGCCCGAAGGCGCCGAGCATGGCGTACGCCTCCGGGTTGACGATCACCCGGTCGGCGGGCGCCTTCCCCGAGCCGCCGGTCTCGCCCGTCGTGACGGCCGCTATGCCCCGGTAGTTCGCGGCGGGCGAGCCGAGCAGCTCCGCCATGTCCGTCACGGTGCGGGGCACCAGCACCACCACGCGCCCCGCCCAGTGCTCCGGCCAGGCGGCGGACACGTCGGGCACGGCCCGGTCCGCCGTCGCGGCGATCGCCTTCAGCTCGTCCCGGGACCGGCCGACCCCCAGCACCAGGCTGTGCGTGCCGCGCACCGCCTCGACGTCGCCCTGCTCCCAGAGCTGCTCGCCGGCGCCGTCGGCGGCCCGGTCGGCGGTGAGGTACCAGCGGCCGTCGGCCGGGTCGCGCTCCAGATCGATCACCCGGTCGACGGAGACGGGCGCGCTGTCGTAGCCCTCGATCCGGTAGCCGAGCCGCACGTCGGCGGTGGCCCGGTCGGCCCCGTGCGCGGCGAGGTCCGTCACCCGGTACGTCCAGGTGCCCAGCGGCACGTCCGCGAGATGGGCGAACTCCTTGCGCTGTGCGCCCCGAAGGGCCGTGGCGTCCGGGTCCACGACGGCCACGTAGGCGTCCGCGTCGTGGTGCAGCACGGCGGCGGCCCGGCGGTCCAGCGTGACCCGGATGTCGCGGGCGGTGGTGTCGGGCGCCTCGTCGGCCGGGGCCGTGCAGGCGGCCGCGCACAGCAGCGCGGCGAGCACCGCGCCCGCCGCCCGCCGTCGTCCTCCGCGCGCCCGCCCCGCGGTACGCCCCTGATCAGCCACATGCCCGAGGGTACGGTCAGACCCGGGTGACCGAGGAGACGGGCATCATGCCGACCGGGTCGTAGCGGACCGGGGCCCCTGGGTAGGGGGCGTGGATCACCTGGCCGTTGCCCACGTACATCCCGATGTGGCTGGCGTCCGCGCGGTAGGCGACGAGGTCGCCGGGGCGGGCCTGGGCGAGCGGCACCATCCGGCCGGCGTACCGCTGGGCCTGCGAGGTCCGCGGCAGGCTCACCCCGGCCTGGGCGTACGCCCACTGCATCAGCCCGGAGCAGTCGAATCCGGAGGGCCCGTTCGCGCCCCAGACGTACGGCAGGCCCAGCGCCCGCTGGACGGCCATGACGGCCGCCGCCGCCCGGGCCGATCCGGCGGGCAGTCCGGCCACCGGCCCTGCGGCCCCGCCGTCGCGGCCGGTGCGCGAGGCCCGCTCGAAGGCGGCCCGCTCGTTCCCGGGCAGCTGCTTCAGCAGTTCCCTGGCCTGGCGGAGCTTGTGCTCGACGGTGCGTTTGTGGCGGCTGACGGCTGCCCGGTCGCGCTCCAGGGCGGCGAGCGAGCGGGCGGCCTCCGCACGGGTCTGGGCGAGCGCCTGCTGGGCCTTGCGGAGGCCGGCCAGGGCGGTGGCCCGCCGGGTGTCGACCCGGCTCAGGGTGGCGGCCCGGTCGAGATAGCTGTCCGGGTCGGAGGAGAGCAGCAGCGCGAGCGAGGGGTCGATGCCGCCGGACCGGTACTGCTCACGGGCGGCCGAACCGATCTCCGTACGCATCCGGTTGATGCGCTCCTGGCCCCGCGCCGCCCGGTCCTGGGCCCTGCGGACCTCTCCGCGCAGCCGTGCGACGTTCTCGCCGGCCCTGTTGTAGTGCTCGGTCGCCTGCTCGGCCTCGGTGAAGAGGCGGTCGACCCGGGCCCCGGCGGTCCGGGGTGTGTCCTGCGGCTCGGCGTACGCGGTGGCTCCTCCGAGCGCTGCCGCGGCGGTCGCCGCCGCAGCCGACAGAACGGTCACCCGGACGCTCCGGCTCACGCCGGGCTGTGTGGAACGGCGATGGGACACCACAGGACGCCGCACTCCCTTCCGCTGTACGCAGACGTGCGCAGCCCCTGCCACCCGGGGCGGGCGGACCGACGCACGGGAGCTGCACAGCAGGCAGACAGTAGTCGGGCGAACACTGAGCGGACAAAGACCGCGCCGGTCGGAGGGCAGGCACACACAGTGACGCCCCGCCGGTGACCTGTGGTCTCCGACGGGGCGGCTGTCAGTACGGGGCGCGGGAATTCGCCCGTTCGGGCGTGGTCAGATGCGCACCGCGCCGTAGAAGCTGCCGATGGTGCTCATCGACTCGTAGCGGACGAACGTGCCCGAGCGCGGGGCGTGCAGCACGGTTCCGTTGCCCGCGTAGAGGCCCACGTGGGAGTTGCCGTTGAAGAAGACCAGGTCGCCCGGCTTCAGCTGGCTCATCCCGATCCGGGTGCCCTGGTTGATCTGGGTGTACGTGGTGCGGGTGATGTTGGCACCGGCCTGGGCGTAGGCCCACATGGTCAGGCCCGAGCAGTCGTAGGAGCCGGGGCCGGCCTGGCCGGGGGAATACGGCTTGCCGATCTGGGTGGCGGCGGCCTGGAGCGCGGCGGCACCCAGACCCGAGGCGGGGGCCTCGTTGCCGAGGTCGACCCGGTCACTGGCGGCGCGGCTGGCGCGCTGGTCGTCCGCGCGCATCTTGTCGCGCTCGGCCTGAGTGAGGGTGTTGAGCAGCTGACGCGCCTCGGAGAGCTTGGCCTGCTGCTGCTTCTTCTTCTCACCGAGCGTCTTGCGGACCTCTGCGAGGTCGCTCAGCTTGTCCTGGGCCTCCTTGCGCTCCTGCGCGAGGGACCGCTGCTTCTCCTGCACCTTCGCCAGCGACTCGGCCTGCTTGGCCGTCAACTGGTCGAGTGCGGAGGCCTGGTCCAGGAAGCTGTCCGGGTCCGAGGCGAGGAAGAGCTGGACGGAGGGGTCGATGCCGCCCGAGCGGTACTGCGCGGCGGCGAGGGAACCGAGGCCGGAGCGGAGGTTGTTGAGCTCCTGCTGACCGCGCGCCACCTTGTCCTGGATCGCGTCGATCTGCTTCTGGAGCTTGTCCTGCTTCTCCTTGGCCAGGCTGTGCTGCTCGGTGGCCTTCTCCGCCTCGTCGTAGAGCTTGTCGACCTTCTCCTTGACCTCGCTCTTGGTCGGCTTCGGGTCGGCGTGGGCCGCCTGGGAGGTCAGGGCAACTGCCGCGGCGGCAGTCACGCCGAGCACGGTCACGCGGGTGCGGCTCGGTTGCTTGGGACGACGGTGGGACCCCACGAAGGCGAGCTCCTTCTTCCTCGAGCCGCCTACCGGGCTATGGGGGAGATGAATCCCCAGCTCCGTGCGCGTTCACGGCCTCGGCGGTTCCTTCACTGCCACCCCGGGTGGGTGATCAACCGTGCGAAGGTTCGAGGCCCGACCTTAGTGACCATCCTGTGATCAGTTCAAATCCTCACAGGAAAAATCTCGTCACAGGAGGTACTTCTTTACCCACAGCACACAGGGCGTAGCGGTGACTTGACGGTCCGTTCCCTGATTTCCCTGCAAGTCACATCAACACGCACTAGACACGCGAAAGCCGCTTCAGGAGCAAGACGGACGCAACGGGCCTCGCTCCCGCCTTCGCCACCCCGTCAGCCACTTCACGGTCGGTGGACACCACCACGACGGGCCGCCCGGGCGGTTCGGCGCGCGCCAGTTGACGGATGACCTCGTCCGCCGTGACACCCGGCTTGCTGAACAGCACCCGCACCCCGCGCGGCGGCGCGAGCAGCACCGGAGCGGCCAGCTCCGCCCCGTCGAAGACACAGGTCATCTCGGCGCCCGTCTGGGCCGCGAGCACCGACAGGCCGCCCAGCAGCCGCAGCCGCTGCTTCTCCAGCGGCATCTGCGGATAGCCGGTCTTGGTGACGTTGTAGCCGTCCACGATCAGATGGGCCTGCGGCAGCGCGAGCAACTGGTCGAGCAGCGCCGGATCGGTCTCCGAAAGGGCCCTGGCGGCAATGTCCTTGGGCGACATCCGGCCGGGTTCCACCGCGTCCACACTGTCCGCGGGACGCATCGTGGAGGGTGGCAGCGCCAGTTCGCGCCGCAGCCCGCCGGCCGCTTCGAGCACCGTGTCGAGGAGCAGCCGCAGCCGCATGTCCTCGACCGAGCGCCC harbors:
- a CDS encoding metallophosphoesterase family protein; this encodes MRAGPNSRSASAGRRTRVHVVSDVHGNTEALARAGDGADALVCLGDLVLFLDYADHSRGIFPDLFGVENADRIVALRTERRFEEARDFGRELWAGLDRNAAIVAAVRKQYAEMFAALPTPTYATYGNVDIPGLWPEYAGPGTTVLDGDRVEIGGRVFGFVGGGLQTPMRTPYEISDEEYAAKIEAVGPVDVLCTHIPPEVPELTYDTVARRFERGSRALLDAIRRTRPHYSLFGHVHQPLARRMRIGDTECVNVGHFASTGRPWALEW
- a CDS encoding C40 family peptidase; this translates as MGSHRRPKQPSRTRVTVLGVTAAAAVALTSQAAHADPKPTKSEVKEKVDKLYDEAEKATEQHSLAKEKQDKLQKQIDAIQDKVARGQQELNNLRSGLGSLAAAQYRSGGIDPSVQLFLASDPDSFLDQASALDQLTAKQAESLAKVQEKQRSLAQERKEAQDKLSDLAEVRKTLGEKKKQQQAKLSEARQLLNTLTQAERDKMRADDQRASRAASDRVDLGNEAPASGLGAAALQAAATQIGKPYSPGQAGPGSYDCSGLTMWAYAQAGANITRTTYTQINQGTRIGMSQLKPGDLVFFNGNSHVGLYAGNGTVLHAPRSGTFVRYESMSTIGSFYGAVRI
- a CDS encoding glycosyltransferase family 4 protein, encoding MDKTLIVTNDFPPRPGGIQAFLHNMALRLDPEQVVVFASTWKRGAEGAAATAAFDAEQPFTVVRDRTTMLLPTPRVTRRAVELLRTHGCSSVWFGAAAPLGLMGPALRRAGARRLVATTHGHEAGWAQLPASRQLLRRIGEGTDTLTYLGEYTRSRIAAALTPAAAARMVQLPPGVDEKTFHPDSGGDRVRARLGLTDRPVVVCVSRLVPRKGQDTLILAMPAILAEVPDAVLLIVGGGPYAGELKKLAADTGVLDSVRFTGPVPWEELPAHYGAGDVFAMPCRTRRGGLDVEGLGIVYLEASATGLPVVAGDSGGAPDAVLDGETGWVVRGGSAEESAERIVALLGDAELRRRMGERGRAWVEEKWRWDLLAERLRELL
- a CDS encoding AMP-dependent synthetase/ligase, translating into MREFSLPALYEVPSDGNLTDLIRRNAAQHADVAVMSRKVAGVWTDVTATQFLAEVRAVAKGLMAAGVEPGDRVALLSRTRYEWVLFDFAIWSAGAVTVPVYETSSAEQIQWILGDSGATLCIVESEAHQASVASVQADLPGLKGIWQIEGDTIRQMVAIGEEISDEALDLRMTSAKADDPATIVYTSGTTGRPKGCVLTHRSFFAECGNVVERLKPLFRTGECSVLLFLPAAHVFGRLVEVASVMAPIKLGCVPDIKNLTDELASFRPTLILGVPRVFEKVYNSARAKAQADGKGKIFDRAANTAIAYSRALGTPQGPSVGLKFKHKVFDRLVYSKLRAVLGGRGEHAISGGAPLGERLGHFYRGIGFTVLEGYGLTESCAATAFNPWDRQKIGTVGQPLPGSVVRIADDGEVLLHGEHLFSGYWNNEAATAEALADGWFHTGDIGTLDEDGYLAITGRKKEIIVTAGGKNVAPAVIEDRIRGHALVAECMVVGDGRPFVGALVTLDEEFLGRWAEEHGKPVGSTALSLREDPELLAEVQRAIDDGNAAVSKAESVRKFRILAAQFTEEAGHITPSLKLKRNVVAKDFADEVESLYRG
- a CDS encoding glycosyltransferase family 87 protein, coding for MTGSSGTRPAALAVWALTRSVLLLCVIKVIAVPGPDVTSDVSVIYRGWYDVLSSGSYPQSDVTWQYPPAAALAILSPALLPFLDYASAFFVLAFLCDALVLGLLLYAGRGAARRTAGAWVWVAGVPLLGTTAYARYDVMVTAVAVAALLAGIRHPRLLGALAAFGALLKVWPALVLAGTARGRRTRLAWTTAAGVALGLLVLCTAAAPGALAFLGFQRDRGTEVESLGALVFHVARQFGWQGRVELHYGSLEFLGPHVPLVSTLSLGLSVVAFGWLLVWRLRARTFGVSTTADAAFTAVLLFTTTSRVISPQYMLWLVGLAAVCLVFRESRMAWPAGLVLVATGVTQLEFPLGFGHVVTSDATGVTLMFVRNGLLVGACLLACARLWRDTVRDPAGGVPAAGAAPARPPLSRTGSADTPASAA
- a CDS encoding C40 family peptidase, producing the protein MVSHRRSTQPGVSRSVRVTVLSAAAATAAAALGGATAYAEPQDTPRTAGARVDRLFTEAEQATEHYNRAGENVARLRGEVRRAQDRAARGQERINRMRTEIGSAAREQYRSGGIDPSLALLLSSDPDSYLDRAATLSRVDTRRATALAGLRKAQQALAQTRAEAARSLAALERDRAAVSRHKRTVEHKLRQARELLKQLPGNERAAFERASRTGRDGGAAGPVAGLPAGSARAAAAVMAVQRALGLPYVWGANGPSGFDCSGLMQWAYAQAGVSLPRTSQAQRYAGRMVPLAQARPGDLVAYRADASHIGMYVGNGQVIHAPYPGAPVRYDPVGMMPVSSVTRV